In a genomic window of Gloeocapsopsis dulcis:
- a CDS encoding DUF1636 domain-containing protein — MSHILFVCEACGFSADQELHEGQPGGAHLLNQLMPLYENWARKSELEIQTVGCLCACDRPCAVALGATNKITYLFGDLPPLESAEALLKLGELYLDSEDGYILPAKLPLVLRHRRYARIPPVPVVVNIESS, encoded by the coding sequence ATGTCACATATTCTTTTTGTCTGCGAAGCTTGTGGATTTTCTGCCGATCAGGAATTACACGAAGGACAACCTGGTGGAGCTCATTTGCTTAATCAACTCATGCCATTGTATGAAAATTGGGCAAGAAAATCAGAACTTGAAATTCAAACCGTCGGCTGCTTGTGTGCATGCGATCGCCCCTGTGCAGTTGCGCTTGGCGCAACGAATAAAATTACTTACCTGTTTGGCGATTTACCACCATTAGAAAGTGCTGAGGCACTCCTGAAGCTAGGTGAACTATACCTCGATAGCGAAGATGGCTATATTTTACCTGCGAAACTTCCTTTGGTGCTGAGACACCGCCGATATGCCCGAATTCCACCTGTACCAGTGGTAGTTAATATTGAATCATCATAA
- a CDS encoding 16S rRNA (uracil(1498)-N(3))-methyltransferase, which produces MAQLQRLAIAPSQLHNEQIMLATEQQHYLGRVLRLREGDRFIAMDGTGNSWLAVFLGNQAQVLESIVVGSELKVPVTLILALPKGNGFDEVVRCCTEIGVSCIVPVLSDRTLLQPSPQKLERWRRIAKEAAEQSERSIIPTILEPIPLNQALATATAKHLYFCVARRHDPHLQTVLPLSTTAEIAIAIGPEGGWTTQEIESAIAAGFQLVSLGNRVLRAVTAPIVAMSLVSAAFDG; this is translated from the coding sequence ATGGCGCAATTACAAAGATTAGCGATCGCTCCTTCTCAGTTACACAATGAGCAAATTATGCTCGCGACCGAACAACAACATTATCTCGGTCGAGTGTTGCGGTTACGTGAGGGCGATCGCTTTATTGCAATGGATGGGACTGGAAATTCTTGGCTAGCTGTCTTTTTAGGAAACCAAGCCCAAGTTCTAGAGTCAATTGTTGTCGGATCTGAGTTAAAGGTTCCTGTCACTTTAATCTTGGCATTACCAAAAGGAAATGGCTTTGATGAAGTTGTGCGGTGCTGTACAGAAATTGGCGTGAGTTGTATCGTCCCAGTATTGAGCGATCGCACTTTACTACAACCGAGTCCGCAAAAGTTAGAACGCTGGCGACGCATTGCTAAGGAAGCTGCCGAACAATCAGAACGCAGCATTATTCCAACTATCTTAGAACCAATTCCTTTAAATCAAGCGCTGGCAACAGCAACAGCAAAGCATTTGTATTTTTGTGTAGCGCGACGTCACGATCCTCATTTACAAACAGTCCTCCCACTTTCGACGACAGCAGAAATTGCTATTGCAATTGGACCTGAAGGAGGATGGACAACACAAGAAATTGAAAGTGCGATCGCGGCAGGATTTCAACTTGTTTCGCTAGGTAATAGGGTCTTACGTGCCGTTACTGCGCCAATTGTCGCGATGTCGTTAGTATCAGCAGCTTTTGATGGGTAA
- the ffh gene encoding signal recognition particle protein has product MFDALADRLDSAWKKLRGQDKITQSNIQEALREVRRALLEADVNLQVVKDFITEVETKAQGAEVIAGVKPDQQFIKIVYEELVQVMGETNIPLAHVEQPPTIVLMAGLQGTGKTTATAKLALHLRKLERSCMMVATDVYRPAAIDQLVTLGKQIDVPVFEMGSDADPVEIARQGVERAKAEGVDTVIIDTAGRLQIDQDMMAELAQIKETVQPHEVLLVVDAMTGQEAANLTRTFHDEIGITGAILTKLDGDSRGGAALSVRQISGQPIKFVGVGEKVEALQPFYPDRMASRILGMGDVLTLVEKAQEEIDLADAAKMQEKMMAAKFDFTDFLKQMRLLKNMGSLGGIMKMIPGMNKLSEDQLKQGETQLKRAEAMINSMTTQERRDPDLLASSPNRRKRIANGSGYKEADVNKLVGDFQKMRSLMQQMTQGGLPGMPGMFGGGMGNPLAAGGNRPSAPGWRGYSSTGTTKKKKKEKKKKGFGNL; this is encoded by the coding sequence ATGTTTGATGCACTTGCTGACCGTTTAGACTCTGCCTGGAAAAAGCTGCGGGGTCAAGACAAGATTACCCAGTCCAACATTCAAGAAGCACTCCGAGAAGTGCGCCGTGCGCTGCTAGAAGCAGACGTTAACTTGCAGGTAGTTAAAGACTTTATTACCGAAGTCGAAACCAAAGCACAGGGTGCTGAAGTGATTGCTGGGGTGAAGCCCGATCAGCAGTTCATCAAAATTGTTTATGAAGAACTCGTGCAGGTTATGGGGGAAACAAATATTCCTCTAGCACACGTAGAACAGCCTCCGACAATTGTGCTGATGGCAGGTTTACAGGGAACTGGAAAAACGACTGCAACTGCCAAATTAGCATTACATCTGCGCAAGTTAGAGCGTAGCTGCATGATGGTAGCCACTGACGTTTATCGTCCAGCAGCGATCGATCAACTGGTGACACTGGGTAAGCAAATCGACGTGCCAGTGTTTGAAATGGGAAGTGATGCTGACCCTGTAGAAATTGCTCGACAAGGAGTTGAACGTGCGAAAGCAGAAGGCGTAGATACTGTCATCATTGACACTGCGGGGCGCTTGCAAATTGACCAAGACATGATGGCAGAGTTAGCCCAAATTAAAGAAACAGTGCAACCTCACGAAGTTCTACTCGTTGTGGATGCAATGACAGGTCAAGAAGCTGCGAATCTAACACGCACCTTTCATGATGAAATTGGTATTACAGGGGCAATTCTCACCAAGCTGGACGGCGATAGTCGAGGCGGGGCAGCGCTATCAGTACGCCAGATTTCTGGTCAACCAATCAAGTTTGTTGGTGTTGGGGAAAAAGTCGAAGCACTGCAACCATTTTACCCCGATCGCATGGCGTCGCGCATCTTAGGGATGGGAGATGTCTTAACACTAGTAGAAAAAGCGCAAGAGGAAATCGATCTTGCTGATGCTGCCAAGATGCAAGAAAAAATGATGGCAGCTAAATTTGACTTTACCGATTTTCTCAAGCAAATGCGGCTGTTGAAAAACATGGGTTCCCTTGGGGGAATCATGAAAATGATTCCAGGTATGAATAAGTTATCGGAAGATCAACTCAAGCAAGGCGAAACCCAGCTGAAGCGTGCTGAGGCAATGATTAATTCCATGACGACGCAAGAACGCCGCGATCCTGATTTACTGGCAAGTTCTCCCAATCGCAGAAAACGCATTGCTAATGGTTCCGGATACAAAGAAGCCGATGTGAATAAGTTAGTGGGTGATTTTCAAAAAATGCGATCGCTCATGCAACAAATGACGCAAGGTGGCTTGCCTGGTATGCCAGGAATGTTTGGTGGTGGTATGGGCAATCCTCTAGCCGCCGGAGGTAATCGTCCTTCAGCACCAGGTTGGCGTGGTTATAGTAGTACTGGCACAACAAAGAAGAAGAAAAAGGAAAAGAAGAAAAAAGGTTTCGGCAATCTTTAG
- a CDS encoding outer membrane beta-barrel protein: MKLSLKAAAISVSALVIAPMFLSAGKAAAQPGTNASYVGGGIAAGVTNGGQTGDAATFGGNIQGRYAIPNTPVSARGAILFSNETSAIMPIVSYDVPVFNNTNVYVGGGYSFVEQNGRPTPLGNRNSFVLTTGVETQVARDIVLYSDAKLGIRAYENSPASAVSFQAGAAYRF; the protein is encoded by the coding sequence ATGAAACTCTCTTTAAAAGCTGCTGCAATTTCTGTGTCAGCCTTAGTTATTGCACCTATGTTTCTCTCTGCTGGAAAAGCTGCTGCTCAACCTGGTACTAATGCTAGCTATGTTGGTGGTGGTATTGCTGCTGGAGTAACAAACGGCGGACAAACAGGAGATGCTGCTACCTTTGGTGGCAATATTCAAGGTCGATATGCAATTCCTAATACTCCTGTTTCAGCTCGGGGTGCTATTCTCTTTAGCAATGAAACTAGTGCTATTATGCCTATTGTTTCTTACGACGTACCTGTTTTTAATAACACTAACGTTTATGTTGGTGGAGGTTACTCTTTTGTAGAACAAAATGGTAGACCAACTCCTTTAGGTAACAGAAATTCTTTTGTCTTAACAACAGGAGTAGAAACTCAAGTAGCTAGAGACATTGTTCTTTACAGCGATGCTAAATTAGGCATTCGTGCTTACGAAAATAGCCCAGCTTCTGCTGTAAGCTTCCAAGCCGGTGCGGCTTATCGCTTCTAA
- a CDS encoding ABC transporter substrate-binding protein: MLYRKPLNKLRKFLRKQGFLRVGVFSAFFLGTVLYSWIALSQQPVTLNLLMTAPDAQPWQQGIVRDFEAKNPDIRINIIEGPNATNLLEDLYTSAFILGDSPYDLINMDVIWTPKFAAAGWLVDLTDRMSPEELAAFSSADIEGSRYEGRLYRIPMRSDVGMLYYRTDLLEQAGLEPPETFADLIQVSQTLQQKDLVNWGYVWQGRQYEGLVAMFIEVLEGFGGFWVNPENLEVGLDRPETVQAIAFLKDTIRQGISPPGVTTYQEEETRRFFQSGQVAFLRNWPYVWPLAQEEGSPLQGRIAIKPMVGSAGRTGGASLGGWGLGISTSTRHPEEAWRAIQYFTSEEAQKNFVLNAGFVPSRRALFTDPEIVAEYPHYPQLLEVVQQAVLRPPIAQYAQTSDILQRYLSAALTNRMSAEQAMQAAANETRRLLNRG; encoded by the coding sequence ATGTTGTACCGCAAACCATTGAATAAACTGCGAAAATTTTTAAGAAAACAAGGTTTTTTGCGCGTAGGAGTTTTTAGTGCTTTTTTCTTAGGTACTGTACTTTATAGCTGGATAGCCTTATCACAGCAACCAGTAACGCTTAATTTATTAATGACTGCCCCTGATGCGCAACCTTGGCAACAGGGAATTGTGAGAGACTTTGAGGCAAAAAATCCTGATATTCGCATCAATATAATTGAAGGTCCGAACGCCACAAATTTACTAGAAGACCTGTATACTTCGGCATTTATTTTGGGTGATTCTCCTTATGACCTAATTAATATGGACGTCATTTGGACACCTAAATTTGCTGCTGCTGGGTGGTTGGTGGATCTAACTGATCGGATGTCTCCAGAGGAACTAGCAGCATTTTCTTCTGCTGATATTGAAGGAAGCCGCTACGAAGGTAGGTTGTATCGCATTCCAATGCGTTCTGACGTAGGGATGCTGTATTACCGTACAGATTTACTCGAACAAGCCGGATTGGAACCACCAGAAACCTTTGCAGACTTAATTCAAGTCTCGCAAACATTGCAACAGAAAGACTTAGTTAACTGGGGCTATGTTTGGCAAGGGCGACAATACGAAGGACTCGTCGCCATGTTTATCGAAGTGTTAGAGGGCTTTGGTGGATTTTGGGTGAATCCAGAGAACCTTGAAGTCGGATTAGATCGACCGGAAACAGTGCAAGCGATCGCCTTCTTGAAAGACACCATACGACAAGGAATCTCGCCTCCTGGAGTAACAACATACCAAGAAGAAGAAACACGGCGCTTTTTCCAAAGTGGTCAAGTTGCGTTCTTACGAAATTGGCCTTATGTTTGGCCCTTAGCACAAGAAGAAGGTTCGCCACTTCAAGGTAGAATTGCGATTAAGCCAATGGTTGGTAGTGCAGGGAGAACTGGTGGTGCAAGTCTTGGAGGCTGGGGCTTAGGAATTTCGACATCGACGAGACATCCTGAAGAAGCATGGCGGGCAATTCAATACTTCACTTCGGAAGAAGCACAAAAAAACTTTGTTTTGAATGCAGGCTTTGTTCCTAGTCGGCGAGCATTATTTACCGATCCAGAAATTGTCGCTGAGTACCCCCACTATCCCCAGTTACTCGAAGTCGTACAACAAGCGGTGTTACGTCCACCGATCGCCCAATATGCTCAAACATCGGACATTCTACAACGATATCTGAGTGCAGCATTAACAAACCGGATGAGTGCAGAACAGGCGATGCAAGCTGCTGCCAATGAAACTCGCCGCTTACTAAATAGGGGTTAG
- a CDS encoding iron-siderophore ABC transporter substrate-binding protein → MLYRTCRRLRYGLLTILAIALIAACTSNAPVAVDADCYIVQHFAGETCVPRQPKRVVALDSITLEYLLSLGIRPIGAVSSDLVASDLHHDLTGIANIGSTDEPNLEKIVSLQPDLIVGTDYYQTIYAQSTQIAPTVLYEFEHSGKWKEILLHFAQMLQKSEVAEQVMNNYQMRLEKFKQQMGHLQNTEVSVVRIYPNSINLYLKDSFCGTILQDAGLPRPPAQTIAADEAQKQFGNPIQTSISRELLAQADGDVMFMWTGENTVEANQQAQQRLLQLKSDPLWQKMRVVQQNKIYQVPSYWLGSGPIAANLVIDDLFKYLIDR, encoded by the coding sequence ATGCTTTATCGTACCTGTCGTCGCCTTCGCTATGGCTTATTGACGATTTTGGCGATCGCTTTAATCGCGGCTTGCACAAGTAACGCTCCTGTTGCAGTTGATGCTGATTGTTATATTGTGCAACATTTTGCTGGCGAGACTTGTGTACCGCGTCAGCCGAAGCGAGTTGTGGCGCTAGATAGTATCACTTTGGAATATTTGTTGTCTTTAGGAATTCGACCGATTGGTGCTGTCTCCAGTGACTTGGTTGCATCAGACTTGCATCACGACTTAACTGGAATTGCCAATATTGGTAGCACTGATGAACCTAACCTCGAAAAGATAGTGTCACTCCAACCAGATCTGATCGTAGGTACAGACTACTATCAAACAATTTATGCTCAATCTACTCAAATCGCACCCACTGTCCTTTATGAATTTGAACACAGTGGAAAATGGAAAGAGATTTTGCTCCATTTTGCCCAAATGCTGCAAAAATCAGAGGTTGCTGAACAGGTGATGAATAATTACCAGATGCGACTAGAGAAATTTAAACAACAAATGGGACACCTACAAAATACAGAAGTATCTGTAGTCCGGATTTATCCAAACAGCATCAATCTTTACCTCAAAGATTCTTTCTGCGGCACTATTTTACAAGATGCTGGATTACCTCGTCCCCCAGCGCAGACGATCGCCGCTGATGAAGCTCAAAAACAGTTTGGCAACCCAATTCAAACATCTATTAGCAGAGAATTGCTTGCTCAAGCCGATGGTGATGTCATGTTTATGTGGACTGGTGAAAATACTGTCGAAGCCAATCAGCAAGCCCAACAAAGATTATTACAATTGAAGTCCGATCCACTGTGGCAAAAAATGAGAGTGGTGCAGCAAAACAAAATTTATCAAGTGCCAAGTTACTGGCTTGGTAGTGGTCCAATTGCTGCCAACTTAGTGATTGATGACTTGTTTAAGTATCTTATTGATCGGTGA
- a CDS encoding phosphotransferase enzyme family protein has protein sequence MSSSFIPVIHSLPSGKALMEKILCHYSIAKPQKCKLYKRGLNDTYLVEAEQNHRYILRVYRYGWRTPSAINFELELLNYLHNCNLPVAYPIAKTKGGFTEAIASPEGQRYAAVFSYAPGRAIGKTISSNQSQQLGEVVATIHQATDNFTSRFSRPELDCAYLLDWAMAAISSLFQHRSSDIKYLFNLSTQIKAQLVELALPQTPPTYGICIGDVHSENAHFSDQPTLFDFDQCGYGWRVFDIAKFMHTTHRWELDGNIRASFLQGYQKIRQLSPSEVNAIPIFTKAAHIWVMGIACAVVEEVLPYEWFTDEWFSGKLASLSKVT, from the coding sequence ATGAGTTCTTCATTTATTCCTGTTATTCATTCGCTGCCTTCAGGAAAGGCTTTAATGGAAAAGATATTATGCCATTATTCTATAGCGAAACCACAAAAGTGTAAGTTATATAAACGCGGTCTTAATGATACTTATTTAGTCGAAGCAGAACAGAATCATCGATACATTTTGCGCGTTTACCGCTACGGGTGGCGAACACCATCAGCAATTAATTTTGAACTAGAACTATTAAATTATCTGCACAATTGCAATTTACCTGTTGCTTACCCAATTGCTAAAACAAAAGGTGGGTTTACAGAGGCGATCGCCTCTCCAGAAGGTCAGCGCTATGCTGCTGTATTTTCTTATGCACCAGGTCGGGCGATTGGTAAAACCATTAGTAGTAACCAAAGTCAACAATTAGGAGAAGTTGTTGCGACGATTCATCAAGCAACGGATAATTTTACTAGTCGTTTTAGCCGCCCAGAATTGGATTGCGCGTATCTTTTAGATTGGGCAATGGCAGCAATCTCATCGCTATTCCAGCATCGCAGTAGTGATATTAAGTATCTATTCAATTTAAGTACGCAAATCAAAGCTCAGTTAGTCGAATTAGCGCTACCTCAAACACCACCTACTTATGGAATTTGTATCGGTGATGTCCATTCAGAAAATGCCCACTTTAGCGATCAACCAACGCTATTTGATTTTGACCAATGCGGCTACGGTTGGCGAGTATTTGATATTGCTAAATTTATGCATACAACCCATCGTTGGGAATTAGACGGCAACATTCGCGCATCTTTTTTGCAAGGATATCAGAAAATACGTCAATTAAGCCCATCTGAGGTCAACGCGATTCCTATTTTCACTAAAGCAGCACACATTTGGGTAATGGGAATTGCTTGTGCTGTTGTAGAAGAGGTTTTACCGTATGAATGGTTTACGGATGAATGGTTTAGTGGCAAGCTTGCTTCATTAAGTAAGGTTACCTAA
- a CDS encoding polysaccharide biosynthesis protein: protein MPLPVVHTTSKSEIIKRIQDLVPLGSPEPQDPQVLATLTQLTSDLIQAYQAEGQLQEDPFVDVWGRTIHLYQSAVSNKVRSKVVLVTGGEGCVGSELVKKLVELGAKQVVSVDKARCASIYEHRPIKVQKQAIALYAADVRNYQALKYIFETEKPDIVFHLAAQRLPGLAEIQIRETVTTAICGTQHIIQLCEQYSVQHCIFSSTGKAARYFTAEVYAASKKLCEWQIAQAAQNSNVTYGMVRFTHMLNNSSVCQQISDKIQQGKIINIHTPHRYITAQNIHEALHLLLNALVISQPRKIKFLTVRNLGWPTETLEIALYKILESGKQLPIYFQGLLPGYEEPCFLGQFDWSKPTETNLLLNALENSQLEASGDMIIAELASFSSKALNKHLSTIQLLTNNLILPEANIKYELKTAVKEITSSIFSQTSPQNLLKILKWGTNSKQLLSEGTSLEEHQDIIELVVKGLYGRLTQNCLLSTYQNTYEFETLVKSLKTLPSIKQEVAYLNAIVQYNWSNLSSTVSVSPPAFTVSV from the coding sequence GTGCCTTTACCAGTGGTTCATACTACTAGCAAATCTGAGATTATCAAGCGCATACAAGATTTAGTTCCACTGGGTTCACCAGAACCACAAGATCCTCAAGTGCTAGCAACCTTAACACAATTAACCTCGGACTTAATTCAAGCTTACCAAGCAGAAGGGCAACTACAAGAAGATCCTTTTGTTGACGTATGGGGACGCACAATTCATTTGTATCAGTCTGCAGTTAGCAATAAAGTGCGCTCTAAAGTTGTCTTGGTAACAGGTGGAGAAGGCTGTGTTGGCAGTGAATTAGTCAAAAAACTTGTGGAGTTGGGTGCGAAGCAAGTCGTCTCCGTTGATAAAGCAAGGTGTGCCAGCATATACGAGCATAGACCGATCAAAGTTCAAAAACAAGCGATCGCTTTATACGCAGCCGATGTCCGTAATTACCAGGCACTCAAGTATATTTTTGAAACAGAGAAACCAGATATTGTTTTTCATTTAGCAGCACAACGCCTTCCTGGACTTGCAGAAATTCAGATTAGAGAAACTGTGACAACTGCTATTTGCGGTACTCAACACATTATTCAACTTTGCGAACAATACAGCGTACAACACTGCATTTTCTCATCAACAGGTAAAGCAGCAAGGTACTTTACTGCGGAAGTCTATGCTGCATCTAAAAAACTCTGTGAGTGGCAAATAGCACAGGCTGCACAAAACAGCAACGTGACCTACGGAATGGTGCGCTTCACTCATATGTTGAACAATAGTTCTGTATGTCAGCAAATATCAGACAAAATACAGCAAGGCAAAATTATTAATATTCATACTCCCCATCGCTACATCACAGCACAAAATATTCATGAAGCTTTGCATCTGTTACTTAATGCCCTTGTAATATCGCAGCCAAGAAAAATAAAATTTCTCACAGTACGTAATCTAGGATGGCCTACAGAAACCTTAGAAATAGCTCTCTACAAAATTCTTGAATCAGGAAAACAACTACCAATTTATTTTCAAGGGCTGTTACCAGGTTATGAAGAACCCTGTTTTTTAGGGCAATTTGATTGGAGTAAGCCTACAGAAACCAATTTACTACTTAATGCTTTAGAAAACTCCCAGTTAGAAGCATCGGGAGATATGATAATTGCAGAACTTGCTAGCTTTTCTAGCAAAGCATTAAATAAACATCTATCAACTATTCAGTTATTAACAAATAATTTAATTTTACCAGAAGCTAATATCAAATATGAGCTTAAAACAGCAGTCAAAGAAATCACAAGTTCTATTTTTTCTCAAACATCTCCTCAAAATTTACTCAAAATTCTAAAGTGGGGAACTAATTCTAAGCAACTGTTATCGGAAGGAACATCTTTAGAAGAGCATCAAGATATTATTGAATTAGTTGTTAAAGGTTTATATGGTAGGCTTACTCAAAATTGTTTGCTAAGTACTTATCAAAACACTTATGAATTTGAAACTTTAGTTAAGTCACTAAAAACACTACCCTCAATCAAGCAAGAAGTAGCCTATCTCAACGCAATAGTGCAATACAATTGGAGTAACTTAAGTTCTACAGTTAGTGTTTCTCCACCTGCTTTTACAGTTTCTGTTTAG
- the sir gene encoding sulfite reductase, ferredoxin dependent, with amino-acid sequence MVNSSIPTPATRKPSKVEGIKERSSFLREPVATEILQDTTRFTEEAVQILKFHGSYQQDNRDNRVKGQEKDYQFMLRTKNPGGLVPPQLYLTLDKLAEEYGNQTLRVTTRQGFQLHGILKKNLKSAIAAIIENLGSTLAACGDVNRNVMAPPAPFKNRADYQYAWKYAQNIADLLAPQTGAYYEIWLDGEKAISAEEDPAVTEARQKNGSGTIVHEGEEPIYGTHYMPRKFKVCVTVPEDNSVDLFSQDLTLVVMMNQQELQGFNVYAGGGLGRTHNKEETFARLADPICYVDKEDAYDIVKAIIATQRDYGDRTDRRHARLKYLIHDWGVDKFRSMVEKYFGKPLQPFKPLPEFKYEDFLGWHEQGDGKLFLGISVQNGRVMDDEKMQLRTALREIVQQFNLPMRLTPHHNVIFYEIEPEKRQAVEEILSRCHVEADPNAIKPLVRYAMACPALPTCGLATTESERVIPSVLDRIEALLHKVGLSDEHFVIRMTGCPNGCARPYMAELGFVGTGPEMYQIWLGGSPNQTRLAQVYIEKMPLNNMEAEFEPIFVYFKQARQAEESLGDFCDRVGFPAIREFAANYTPQVAETAQPASDDNSIGNGVAVIETPISNSRLRSRHRISIRDDVYDKLKAIGTREGKTLTAMVNEALEVYLKDQL; translated from the coding sequence ATGGTTAATTCTTCCATTCCTACACCCGCAACAAGAAAGCCTTCCAAGGTAGAAGGAATCAAAGAACGCAGTAGTTTTTTACGCGAACCTGTAGCCACAGAAATCTTACAGGACACAACCCGCTTTACAGAAGAAGCTGTTCAAATCTTAAAGTTCCACGGATCATATCAGCAGGATAACCGCGACAATCGGGTTAAGGGACAGGAAAAAGATTACCAATTCATGCTGCGGACAAAGAATCCAGGTGGATTGGTACCACCACAGTTGTACTTAACACTAGATAAACTGGCAGAAGAATACGGAAATCAGACGTTACGTGTAACAACGCGACAGGGATTTCAGCTACACGGGATTTTGAAGAAAAATCTTAAAAGTGCGATCGCAGCAATCATCGAAAATCTAGGTTCAACCCTAGCAGCCTGTGGTGATGTGAACCGCAACGTGATGGCACCACCCGCCCCGTTTAAAAATCGCGCTGACTATCAATATGCATGGAAATATGCCCAAAATATTGCCGATCTGCTAGCGCCGCAAACAGGGGCATACTACGAAATTTGGTTGGATGGGGAAAAGGCAATTAGTGCCGAAGAAGATCCCGCAGTCACAGAAGCACGGCAGAAAAACGGTAGTGGCACAATTGTTCATGAAGGTGAAGAGCCAATCTATGGCACTCACTATATGCCGCGTAAGTTTAAAGTCTGTGTCACAGTCCCCGAAGATAACTCGGTTGATTTGTTTTCTCAAGACTTGACGCTGGTTGTCATGATGAACCAGCAGGAGTTACAAGGATTTAATGTCTATGCTGGTGGTGGCTTGGGACGAACGCATAATAAAGAAGAAACGTTTGCCCGCTTAGCTGATCCGATTTGCTACGTAGATAAGGAAGACGCCTACGACATTGTTAAAGCAATTATTGCTACACAAAGAGACTACGGCGATCGGACAGATCGCCGTCATGCCCGTTTAAAGTACTTAATTCACGATTGGGGTGTTGATAAGTTCCGCTCTATGGTGGAAAAATACTTTGGTAAGCCGTTGCAACCATTTAAACCATTACCAGAGTTTAAATATGAAGACTTCCTCGGTTGGCACGAACAAGGAGACGGTAAGCTCTTTTTAGGAATTTCCGTACAAAACGGGCGGGTTATGGACGATGAAAAAATGCAACTACGCACCGCCCTACGCGAGATTGTCCAACAGTTCAATTTACCAATGCGGCTAACACCGCACCACAACGTTATTTTCTACGAGATTGAACCTGAAAAACGGCAAGCAGTTGAAGAAATTCTGAGTCGCTGTCACGTAGAAGCTGATCCTAATGCAATCAAGCCTTTAGTCCGTTACGCAATGGCTTGTCCGGCTTTGCCAACGTGTGGTTTAGCAACAACGGAGTCTGAACGCGTTATTCCCAGTGTGTTGGATCGCATTGAAGCACTACTGCACAAAGTAGGTTTAAGCGACGAGCATTTTGTCATCCGGATGACAGGTTGTCCGAATGGGTGTGCTAGACCATATATGGCAGAACTAGGATTTGTCGGTACTGGTCCAGAAATGTACCAAATTTGGTTGGGTGGTAGTCCAAATCAAACGAGATTGGCACAAGTCTATATTGAGAAAATGCCCCTCAATAATATGGAGGCAGAATTTGAACCAATCTTTGTTTACTTCAAACAAGCCCGCCAAGCTGAAGAATCATTAGGGGATTTTTGCGATCGCGTCGGTTTTCCAGCAATTCGAGAGTTTGCAGCCAACTATACTCCACAAGTTGCAGAAACTGCACAACCTGCTAGCGATGATAATTCTATAGGTAATGGTGTCGCAGTTATCGAAACTCCGATTAGTAACAGTAGGTTAAGATCTCGTCACCGCATTAGTATCCGCGATGATGTTTACGACAAGCTAAAAGCCATTGGTACTCGTGAAGGAAAAACCTTAACAGCAATGGTGAATGAAGCTTTAGAGGTTTACCTGAAAGATCAGTTATAA